The window GACGGCCGCGTATGTTTGAGCGCGCGCCGTAGCGCCCCCAACCTGCGGGCGTTGTTCGCCATGGCGTTCAATGCCCCTTGAGATGGCGCCATTAGCCCCAGCCGGGTGACCGCGACAGATTTGTTCATTTCGTAAAACGGCGCTTCGCCCTCCAGCAGGATGACGGACACATCATGGTCGCAAGCGGCCCAGTGGTTGGCGACAAACGCGAATATCTTCTCCGCCCCGCCGGCGCGCAGGGAGGAGATGACCATGGTTATCCGCATTTTTATTTGCCGGTCCCTGCGCTGATTATCGCCATGTACCCTTCCACGATCTCGTCAATCGAGGGTATGGATATGGAGCGGACATACGCCTCGTGGTTGTCGGCGATCCTTTCTATAAGCGCGGGGATTTCCTCCATCTGCGTGTAGCTTAATCCCCCCATCCCCACGATCTCCCGCGTGCCGCCGCTGTCAAGATATATCACCGGCGCCCCGCACGCCAGCGCCTCCGAAACGGAGTTGGAGGCGGACTCGTGGGCGCTTGCGAAAACAAACATGTCGGCCCAGCGCAGATGTCCGGCCACCACTTCGGACGGGGCCGGCGGTTCGGTCTTTATATTCTTGAACTCCGCCTCGCATCTTCCAACAAAGGTGTATTCGATGTTGGAAAAGTCCAGGGCTCCGTCCAGCCAGGCGAAGGTGTCCCGCCCCTTGCGCACGTTGCCGGACCATGAAGTGGACACGATGCGCAGTTTGCGCTTGCCGTCGTACGGGACGCGCCCGCGCGCATGGAAAATGTCCGGGTCAACGGAATTGCGCACCACGCATGGCCGCACAGGGTTGTAGCCCATCTCCAGGCTTTTGGTGAGGCTGTATATGGACTGGAACGCGGTGAAGTCCATGTGGCGGTTTATGGCGAACACTTTGTCGTCATTCTCCGAAGGGTCCGTGCCGCGGTAGATGGAGATCGGCCCGTTCACCCTGTGTATGAAAAGGTTTCCCGGCTGGGCGGCCCGAAGCTCCGCCACTTTCATATAGTCGAACCATATGGCGTTGAAGATGTGCGCGTGGCATGCCCGCTTCCAGTCGTTCCGCAATATCGTGACGCCCCGTTTAGTGAAAGCCTTTTCCAGCGCCAGGTAAAACTGGTTTGCGCCTCCGTACGGGGGGGGCATGAAGTTGTTCCACAGGTTGACAACCGTTTCGCGCGGCGGCTTTTCGAATATTTTGTAAAGATTCCTTTCCGCATAGCGCAGCACGCGCCTTGCGCCTGTGACGATGCCGCGCCCCTGGTATTCCGGGTAAAGCGTCACACGGCCCCGTTTAACCTGCGGCCGCTCATCGGACGAAAGCCTTGCGGCCACGTGGGCGTAAATATCCCGCAAGGAGGCGGCGCATATCTTCCCGGAAGTGAAGCCCCGGAATTTTTCGCTGAATTGTTCATAAAGACTTTTGGCAAAACCTTCATTGGCGTCTTTGACCAGTATTTGCGCCCCTTCCACCGCGTCGTTGAAAAGAAGCGGCCCGGGCAAAGTGTCTTCCGCGATGCCGACCCTGGCGCTTATCACCGGCACGCCGGTGAGGGCCGATTCGATGATCGCGCGCGGGGCTCCTT of the Nitrospinota bacterium genome contains:
- a CDS encoding glycosyltransferase, translated to MALSVVDGAHVSGVAKRREINEYEDDAVNPVIYKGRPLRVCVVGADQTGWALDTEARLARKFLSGAVEVVDTADKADVLHCVWPENTASRWSVMGNQPLAPHVLSFSNAPFSLVENPKMMALMAASTALIAQSGQALRDLKRLGFENVFHVPYIFDEDGFTDSPELAGQLANLRAELGIPENAYVVGNFFRDTQGGNLDSPKRQKGADVFLAMLKLAARKIDGGRLMVLLTGPRRHWLRRTLAQEGIPFRYYGPVIEGDDYPANIQPKSTLNLLYRLCDITVVPSRWEGAPRAIIESALTGVPVISARVGIAEDTLPGPLLFNDAVEGAQILVKDANEGFAKSLYEQFSEKFRGFTSGKICAASLRDIYAHVAARLSSDERPQVKRGRVTLYPEYQGRGIVTGARRVLRYAERNLYKIFEKPPRETVVNLWNNFMPPPYGGANQFYLALEKAFTKRGVTILRNDWKRACHAHIFNAIWFDYMKVAELRAAQPGNLFIHRVNGPISIYRGTDPSENDDKVFAINRHMDFTAFQSIYSLTKSLEMGYNPVRPCVVRNSVDPDIFHARGRVPYDGKRKLRIVSTSWSGNVRKGRDTFAWLDGALDFSNIEYTFVGRCEAEFKNIKTEPPAPSEVVAGHLRWADMFVFASAHESASNSVSEALACGAPVIYLDSGGTREIVGMGGLSYTQMEEIPALIERIADNHEAYVRSISIPSIDEIVEGYMAIISAGTGK